From Natrinema amylolyticum, the proteins below share one genomic window:
- a CDS encoding urease accessory protein UreD, translating to MSAGRSSERPDAARLPPAFEGYADEPLAQAPAGGPGKNGLLEATFAREGDGPTRMVRDRVKVPYHLTGTLETDPAPGLATLVAQEPTGGVAQGDRHRMAVDAQAGARAHVTTQSATKVHSMDANYAHLDASLRVEAGGHLEYVPGPTIVNEDARCLQTVSVDLAPDSVVVVADVLVPDGLTDHESFGFDHYHARVEAAYDGRLVCADAVDLRPDERDPRDPASVGEYGVVGSLYVFAPGSGEDDGDGRRRSHDGDEEAADDSSRNPDLEGLVEAVHDRLADRAGVRVGVSRLPDDAGAIVRLLGHRQTDVTEALRGAWDETRRATLGVGAPADRRY from the coding sequence GTGAGCGCGGGCCGCTCGAGCGAACGTCCGGATGCGGCGCGGCTGCCGCCCGCCTTCGAGGGCTACGCCGACGAACCGCTCGCGCAGGCTCCCGCCGGCGGCCCGGGCAAGAACGGCCTGCTCGAGGCGACGTTCGCCCGCGAGGGCGACGGGCCGACCCGCATGGTCCGTGACCGGGTGAAGGTCCCCTACCATCTGACCGGGACGCTGGAGACGGATCCGGCACCCGGACTCGCGACGCTGGTTGCACAGGAGCCGACCGGGGGCGTGGCGCAGGGAGACCGCCATCGGATGGCCGTCGACGCGCAGGCCGGTGCCCGCGCGCACGTGACGACCCAGAGCGCGACGAAGGTCCACAGCATGGACGCGAACTACGCTCACCTCGACGCCTCGCTCCGGGTCGAGGCGGGCGGCCACCTCGAGTACGTGCCTGGACCGACGATCGTCAACGAGGACGCCCGGTGCCTCCAGACGGTGTCGGTCGACCTCGCACCCGATTCGGTGGTCGTCGTCGCGGACGTGCTCGTCCCGGACGGGCTGACCGACCACGAGTCGTTCGGCTTCGACCACTACCACGCGCGCGTCGAGGCAGCGTACGACGGTCGACTGGTCTGTGCCGACGCCGTCGATCTGCGCCCCGACGAACGCGATCCGCGGGATCCGGCCAGCGTCGGCGAGTACGGCGTCGTCGGATCGCTGTACGTCTTCGCACCGGGGAGCGGGGAGGACGATGGCGACGGTCGCCGGAGGAGCCACGACGGCGACGAGGAGGCGGCCGACGACTCGAGCCGGAATCCGGACCTCGAGGGACTCGTCGAGGCCGTTCACGATCGGCTCGCGGACCGAGCGGGCGTCCGGGTCGGGGTCTCGCGGCTCCCCGACGACGCCGGTGCGATCGTCCGACTGCTCGGCCATCGACAGACGGACGTG
- the ureG gene encoding urease accessory protein UreG, giving the protein MGYRDVAKVGLGGPVGSGKTAMVRRLVPELVDRDYEVGVIANDIMTQEDADVFRESFADLLPADLVEGVETGACPHTGIREDPSMNLAAIDEFTERHPELDVVLIESGGDNLAATFNPELADYFLFVISVAEGEDIPRKRGPGVTQADLLVVNKTDLAPHVDADLDVIEDDAATVRGEDPFVFTNCKSGEGIDDVLEHVEREVLFA; this is encoded by the coding sequence ATGGGGTACCGAGACGTCGCGAAGGTCGGCCTCGGCGGTCCCGTCGGCTCGGGCAAGACGGCGATGGTTCGCCGATTGGTTCCCGAACTCGTCGACCGGGACTACGAGGTCGGCGTCATCGCCAACGACATCATGACCCAGGAGGACGCCGACGTCTTCCGCGAGTCCTTCGCCGACTTGCTCCCGGCGGACCTCGTCGAAGGGGTCGAGACCGGCGCCTGCCCGCACACGGGCATCCGCGAGGACCCGTCGATGAATCTCGCGGCCATCGACGAGTTCACCGAGCGCCACCCCGAACTGGATGTCGTCCTGATCGAGAGCGGCGGCGACAACCTCGCCGCGACGTTCAACCCCGAGCTCGCGGACTACTTCCTGTTCGTCATCTCGGTCGCGGAGGGCGAGGACATTCCGCGCAAGCGCGGCCCCGGCGTCACGCAGGCCGACCTCCTCGTGGTGAACAAGACCGACCTCGCACCCCACGTCGACGCCGATCTGGACGTGATCGAGGACGACGCGGCGACGGTCCGCGGCGAGGATCCGTTCGTCTTCACGAACTGCAAGTCCGGCGAGGGGATCGACGACGTCCTCGAACACGTCGAGCGGGAGGTGTTGTTCGCGTGA
- a CDS encoding urease subunit gamma — protein sequence MNLSPKEMERLTVFMAAELARRRKDRGVKLNHPETVAYISDWACEAAREGKSVSQIRSEATQLLTREDVMDGVPEMVDMIQIEPVFPDGTKLVTIHDPIRADSHEQLETVDPGPGEDLEGGDDAGEPGAADESEAHTTGGGPEPTEGD from the coding sequence ATGAACCTCTCGCCGAAGGAGATGGAGCGGCTCACGGTGTTCATGGCCGCGGAACTCGCCCGACGGCGCAAGGATCGCGGCGTGAAACTCAACCACCCAGAGACGGTCGCCTACATCTCGGACTGGGCCTGCGAGGCCGCCCGCGAGGGCAAGTCCGTCTCGCAGATCCGCTCGGAGGCGACCCAGCTCCTGACTCGCGAGGACGTGATGGACGGCGTCCCGGAGATGGTCGACATGATCCAGATCGAGCCCGTCTTCCCCGACGGCACCAAGCTCGTCACGATCCACGATCCGATCCGAGCCGATAGTCACGAGCAACTCGAGACGGTCGATCCCGGTCCCGGTGAGGATCTCGAGGGTGGCGACGACGCGGGCGAACCCGGCGCAGCAGACGAGAGCGAAGCGCACACGACCGGTGGCGGCCCCGAACCCACGGAGGGAGACTGA